CAAGAGATTCCGTCCCGCTGAAAATCTTCATCACTTCAGGATCGTCAGTCGGAATCGTTTTAGGATCTATACCTGATAAATCCTGAAGCATCCGGATCACAGTCGGATCATCGTGACCGAGAATATCAAGCTTTAATAAATTATCGTGGATGGAGTGGAAGTCGAAATGGGTCGTTTTCCATTCGGATTCACTCGCGTTTGCCGGGAACTGGATAGGAGAGAAATCGTAAATATCCATATAATCCGGCACAACGATGATTCCACCCGGGTGCTGCCCCGTTGTCCGTTTAACACCGGTACAGCCGCTCGCGAGCCGCTCCACCTCCGCTCCTCTGAAATGAAGGTTGCGATCGCCGGCATATCCTTTTACATAACCGAATGCCGTCTTATCGGCAACCGTTCCAATCGTTCCGGCACGATACACGTATTCCTCACCAAACAGAACTTTCGTGTAGTTATGGGCAACCGGCTGGTATTCACCACTGAAGTTCAGGTCAATATCCGGCACTTTATCTCCTTTAAACCCAAGGAACGTTTCAAACGGAATATCCTGACCGTCCTTGACATACGGAATGTCGCAATCAGGGCAGTTTTTGTCCTCAAGGTCAAATCCGGATCCGACAGAACCATCATTGAAAAACTCTGATTTTTTACATTCAGGACATACATAGTGCGGCGGAAGAGGATTTACCTCTGTAATTTCTGTCATCGTTGCGACAAATGACGATCCGACAGATCCCCGCGATCCAACGAGATACCCGTCAACGAGTGACTTTTTAACAAGCTTGTGTGAAATCAGATAGATAACGGCAAACCCGTGACCAATGATACTCTTCAATTCTTTTTCAAGCCGGGCTTCAACAATTTCAGGAAGATCATCCCCGTAGATGCTGCGCGCCATATCATAGCTCATCTTACGCATTTCTTCATCTGCGCCTTCAATTTTAGGTGTGAATAGCTCATCTTTAATCGGCGTCACATCTCCGACCATATCAGCAACCTTATTCGTGTTCGTCACGACAATCTCTTTGGCTTTCTCAGCCCCGAGAAATGAAAAAGCATCCAGCATTTCGTTGGTTGTTCTGAAATGCACGTCTGGCAGGTTATGACGGTTCAGCGGGTTTGCTCCACCCTGTGACGAGATCAGGATTTCCCTGTAGATCTTATCGTTTTCATTTAAATAATGAACGTTCCCCGTTGCAACTGCCGGCAGTTCCATTTTATCTGCCAGCTCCACCACTTTTTTGATGATTTCCTTCAAATTATGCTCATCCCGCACCAGCTCAAGCTCAATCAGGTGACTGTAGGCTGCAGGGGGCTGAACTTCAATGTAATCATAGAATCCTGCAATCTCCTCAACCTCTTCAGGCGATTTCTGCATCATGCCTTCAAAAATTTCTCCTTTATCACAGGCAGAACCGACGAGCAGACCTTTACGGTGTTTTTGGAGAAGAGATCTTGGGATTCTCGGAACGCGGTAAAAATAGTCAATATGTGAAATTGACACGAGCTTGAATAAATTTTTCAACCCTTCCTGATCCTGCGCCAAAAGAGTGATATGACTCGGACGGGCCCGTTTAAAAGCATCACCCTGCCCCATATAATCATTCAGCTGATTATGATTGGTAATCTCTTTTTCTTTCGCTTTCTTTAATAGCTTCGCTAGGATGTAACCTGTCGCTTCAGCATCATAGATTGCGCGGTGATGCTGGGTCAGTTCCACATCGAACTTTTTGGCGAGTGTATTTAGACGGTGGTTTTTCATTTCAGGATGTAACAGTCTCGCAAGTTCCAGCGTGTCAATAACCGGGTTTTTCGCCCGCTCCATTCCTGCACGTATATAACCTACGTTTAAAAAGCCCATATCAAATGAAGCGTTGTGGGCAACCAGGGTATGATCCTCACACCACTCTTTGAAATCACCAAGTACCTCTTCAATCTCCGGAGCATTGCGCACCATATCATCCGTAATACCTGTCAGATTAATCGTTGTCGCTGATAGTGCGTGGTGCGGATTGGCAAACCGTTCAAAACGGTCAATAATCTCGCCTTCTTTCATCTTCACTGCTGCAAGCTCTATAATTTTATCGTACACCGCAGACAGACCTGTCGTCTCCACGTCAAATACAATATACGTTTCTGTTTCAAGATCGCGGTCTGCATCATTGTATGCAATCGGTACGCCGTCATCGACGAGATTTGCTTCCACGCCGTATAAGATTTTAATATCATTTTTACTTCCGGCAGCTGCAGCTTCAGGGAATGACTGGGCAACCGCATGATCCGTGATGGCAATTGCTTTATGACCCCACTTTTTCGCCTGGGAAACGAGTGATGACACTGATGAAACAGCATCCATCTGACTCATCGGTGTATGAAGATGAAGCTCAACCCGTTTTTCTCCATCCGGTGCTGTGTCCTGACGGAGATCAGGCTGAATTTCCATAACATCCTGCGCGATCATCACGAGATCTCTTACGAATGTATCGTTTTGAATAGACCCTTTCGCACGGACCCACATCCCTTTTTTCAGCTGATTCATGATCGCAGCGTCTTCCTTGTCACGGGAAAACATTTTGACAAGTATTGAATCTGTATAGTCCGTTACTTTAAAGGTCAACAGGGAACGCCCGCTTCTGAGCTCTTTCACTTCTGCATCAAACACGAGACCCTGAATGGCAATTTTACGTTCTTCCTCCTGAATGGTTTTGATTGCGACCGGCTCATCCGGCTTGATGGAATATCCGATTGCAACAGGACCCGAATGAGATTCTGCTGCATTTTTCTGGTCCTCCACTTTCTGCATTTCAACAAGTGCCTGCTTGGCCCATTCTTCTTCTTCTTTTTTCTTTGATTCTACAAATGCCTGATACTCTTCATCGGACTGGCCGGCAGCTACTTCTGTTTGCAGCTGGAGCTGGCCAAACCCCCATTTTGCATAAGCATCACAAAGAATATCCGCATATTTATTTTTTATTTGCATGCCTTCTGTTTCATTTGAAACATGGATCGTCAGCCTTTTCCCGTTGATCACCGGCTTTTGTCCGGTCAAGAGCTTAAGGAGTGGTGGTGCAATGCCCTGAAGCTCTTCAAGACAAACCTCCCAGTAATCAAGGATCTGTTCATCTGTCCATTCTGCCTGATCAAGGTTAACGGAGAATGTAACACTTGCGATATGACTGAATGAGGAAATGAGACGGGAAGAGAACTCTTTCATTAGTGTACAAGGAATCACCTGATCAAAGCGGAACGTAAAATGCCACTTTTTCTCCTTTTTATGTACCGAAAGCTTTTCAATTTCCGCTCCTTCAAAATGCTTCATATGCATATCACCGGTAAGGTTGAGCTGAGTCAGCAGCAGTCGGAATTTATCCTTTTTTGAGAGATCTGCACTCATGGTTTTCCTCCCTTTCAGACACTGAAGGCTGGTACGGGTCGCACCAGCCTTCGTTTTAAAAGTTTAACAGTCATATGTAAAGGATAAGCGTATCCTTTCTATGACATCTCATCATTATGATTCATTTGAAAGCTGACGGAAAATCTCCTGGAGTTTGTCCGTTAATTCCTCTTTCTGAACTTCATGGGTTTCACCTGAGTGACGTATTTTCACTTCCACAATACCTTCAGCAGCGCGTTTACCAACTGTAATACGTACCGGCAGACCAATAAGGTCCGAATCAGCAAATTTAACACCTGCACGCTCAGCACGGTCATCCATCAGGATCTGGTAGCGATAGTCCGACAGTAGCTTATAAAGCTCTTCTGTCATTTGAGCCTGATTTTCGTCCTTCATGTTGACAGCAATCAGATGAACGTCATATGGTGCGATATTAACCGGCCAGATTAAGCCATTTTCATCATTAAATTGTTCAGCCATTGCTGCAAGCGTACGGGAAACACCAATACCGTAACAGCCCATGATCATCGGTTTTGCACGGCCGTTCTCATCAAGTACAGTCGCACCCATCGGCTCACTGTAAACAGTACCTAGTTTGAAAACGTGACCGACTTCAATGCCACGCGCAAATTGAATGACACCATTTCCGTCCGGTGAAGGGTCACCCTCAACAACAAAGCGCAGATCAGCGTATTGTGTGATCGAAAAGTCTCTGCCAACCTGAAGATGTGTGTAATGATAGCCGTCTTCATTGGCTCCGGCCGTAATATCACCCATTGACTCAACAGCATGATCAGCAATAATTGTCACTTCGTCAGAAACTTTTACGGGACCGACAAAACCTGGCTCTACGCCCATATAAAGGACTGTTTCCTCTTCCGTTGCAAGCTCTGCCACTTTACCGTCCACTGCATTTTTAACTTTCACATCATTTACTTCATGATCGCCTCTAACTAATACAAGCACCGGCTTTTCATCCACCATAAACAGCATGGATTTTACGGTTTCCTCAGCTGAGATACCGAAGAAATCCGCTACCTGCGCAATCGTTTTCTGATCAGGGGTAGCCACTTTTTCAGCTTCTTTCCCGCTGTGCGAACGCTTGTCATACTGTGTGTTCACAGCTGCCATTTCAAGGTTTGCAGCATAATCAGATGAATCTGAATAGGCAATCGTGTCTTCACCGATTTCTGAAAGTACCATAAATTCGTGGTTATCCTTCCCTCCGATTGCTCCTGAATCAGCCAGAACAGCTCTGAAATTCAGTCCGCAGCGGCGGAAAATATTCTGATATGCCTGAAACAGGCGGTCATACATTTCATCGAGGCTTTCCTGGGAATTATGGAAGGAATATGCATCCTTCATTAAAAACTCACGGCCGCGAAGCAGACCAAATCTTGGACGTTTCTCATCGCGGTATTTAGTCTGAATTTGATAAAGCGTGAGTGGCAGACGTTTATAAGACTTGACCTCGTCTCTTAAAAGGCTGGTAATCATTTCTTCATGCGTTGCACCGAGCGCGAACTCTCGGTCATGTCTGTCATTCAAACGCATTAATTCAGGACCGTATGTCGCCCATCTGCCGGACTCTTCCCATAATTCAGCAGGCTGAAGAGCGGGCATCAGCATTTCAACAGCACCTGCTGCATCCATTTCTTCACGCACGATCGCTTCTACCTTCTGAAGAACTTTTTTCCCAAGCGGTAAAAACGAATAAATTCCGCTGGCATTCTGTCTGATATATCCTGCCCGTAAAAGGAGCTGATGACTTTTGACATCAGCTTCTGAAGGGATTTCCTTTAATGTTGGAATTAACGTCTGGCTTTGTTTCATCAATAAGCACCTCTATTTTTATCTGCAGTTAATTTGTAATTGTGTCATTTATCCTTTTCTTATAAAAAGAATCGTTGAATATCATTCCATGTTACAACGATCATCAGAAGCATAAGCAGTGCAAAACCGACAAAGTGCACCATACCTTCCTTCTGACGGTCAACCGGTTTTCCTCTCAGCGCCTCCAGTCCGAAGAACATCAATCGTCCACCGTCGAGTGCCGGTAACGGTAGCAGGTTCATAATACCAAGGTTAATACTTAGAAGCCCGGCCCAGTGCATCAGACTGTATACACCGAATGCTGCACGCTGTTCAGTTACTTCATAAATACCAACCGGTCCTGCTAAATCATCAATGGAAAACTGTCCTGTAATCAGGTCTCCTAAAGCGTTAAAGATCAATAAAGTTGTCGCATATGTTTCCTCTGCCCCAACAGCCACTGCCTTTAACGGCGCTTTTTCAACCGGATTGTAAACACCGATTCTGCCCATTTCCATATCACCGGATACGATGGCTTCCGGCGTCACCTGAACTTCCGAAGCTGTTCCATCACGTTCAAAAACGATCGTGATTTCTTCACCCGGATACTGCTGAACGGTCTGGGTTAGGTCGGTCCACTGACTGATCGACTGCCCTTCAATTTCAACGATGCGGTCGCCTTCAAGGAGACCAGCCTCAGCGGCAGCACCGCCTTCTACAATATCACCAAGCACCGGTTCGTCAGACGGGATCCCCTGCAACAGCCCGATCAGGGTGAAAATAAGAAACGCCAGAATGAAGTTCATTGCAGGACCTGCGAAAATGGTGATAAAACGCTGGCTCAATTTTTTTGAATTGAACTGGCGATTCCATGGAGCAATTTGTGCTTCGACTCCATCTTCGACAAATACAGCTTTTTCCGAAACGGAGAAGGTCTGCAATTCTTCTTCTCCTTCTTCGTAACCTTTAATAAACAGTTCATGTTCCAGATCCGCCTCTGCAACCTCGATAACGCGAAGGTCAGGGTAACGGTCTTTATTATTCAATACCATTTTCTCAACGGTTTCGTCACGGTTCAAAACAAGACCTACACGGAATCCGGGTTTAAGCTCGGTCATCTCCGGGTCTTCCCCGGCCATTCTGACATAACCGCCAATCGGCAGCAGTCGCAGTGTATATTTTGTCTCTCCCTTTTGGAAAGCTAAAACTTTTGGGCCCATTCCAATGGCGAACTCACGGCAAAGAATGCCGGCCCGCTTGGCAAACACAAAGTGACCAAGCTCATGGAAAAACACAAGCGCCCCGAAAATTATGATAAACGCGATGACTGTATTCATCGTCATAACCACCTTTTTATTTGTTAAATGCACCTTTTACATAAAGGACTTTACATCATTGTAGCACGTTCTAAAAAAGTGGGGGAATGTTTCAGCTCTTAAATTTCGAAAGAATTCTTGAACGCGTTTCCTTGTCCAACTCAAAAATCGTCTCTAAATCCGGGTCTTGAATGACCTGATGAGCCCCCATTGACTCCTCAATCAGATTTTCAATATCAAGAAATGAAATTTTTTCATTCAGAAACAGTGCGACTGCTGCTTCATTCGCCGCGTTCATAACAGCAGGCATTGACCCTCCTGCCCTTCCTGCTTCATAAGCAAAGGCGAGACAGCGGTAACGCTCCAAATCCATCGTTTCAAAGTGAAGCTTTCCAATGTCCTCAAGTCTCAGACGCTTTCCTTTAGGATGTGTGAGCCTGTCAGGATAACTCAGTGCATATTGGATCGGCACCCTCATATCCGGGGTTCCAAGCTGCGCGATGACTGAGCTGTCATGAAATTCCACCATTGAATGAATAATGCTTTCTCTATGCAGCAGTACATCGATCTGATCATATGGCAGGTCAAAAAGCCAGTGCGCTTCAATGACTTCAAGCCCTTTATTCATCATGCTCGCGGAATCAATCGTAATCTTTGACCCCATACTCCAGTTTGGGTGATTCAGCGCATCTTTAACCGTCACAGCCTTTAATTCTTCCCGGTTCAGGTCACGGAAGCTGCCTCCGGATGCAGTTACAACAAGCCGCTCAATATTTTTACTATTTTCTCCCTGCAGAGCCTGAAAAATAGCTGAGTGCTCGCTGTCAATAGGCAGCAGTGTAACCTGGTGCTCTTTTGCAGCTTTCATAACAAGATGACCTGCTGTCACAAGTGTTTCCTTATTGGCAATGGCAATCGTTTTGCCAGCCTCAATGGCTTTCAGCGTTGGTCCGAGCCCCACACTTCCCATGACCGCGTTAACAAGGATGTCCGCTTTTGGATCAACAGCTGTTGCTTCAAGTCCTTCAGTGCCGAAGTAAACATCTATTTTTCCTATGTATTCGCTTTTAAGTTTTTCTGCATCCTCCTCTGTCTGTACAGAGACGAAGGATGGATTAAACTCTTCAATCATTTTTCTTGCTTCGTTTATATTCTTTCCAACTGAAAAAGAAGTCAGGGAGAAAGTATCCCGATGCTCCCTGATTACATCCAGCGTTTGAAGTCCGATTGAACCGGATGCTCCCATTAATGAAATTGTCTTCATCTTAACCTCCTGTTAGATAAGTTGCAGGATATGCATAAGCGGCAGGACAAATAACAAACTGTCAAAGCGGTCCAGCAGTCCGCCATGACCAGGAAGAATGTTCCCTGAATCCTTTACACCATAATGGCGTTTTAACGCTGATTCAACAAGGTCACCAATCTGTCCGAATGCAGATAATATAACGGTTGCAAGCAGGAGATACCAAATCGGCGTCCCAAGTGGCGCAACAAGTGAAAAGATCAGAATCACAACCACTGCACTGACAATGCCTCCTACAAAACCTTCAACCGTTTTGTTCGGGCTGATATCCGGCCACAATTTCTTTTTACCCATTGATTTACCGATAAAATAGGCACCTGAATCCGTTGTCCAGATAATCAGTAACGCAAAGACGATCCATAAAAGATCGGCACTTCTTGTTTCAATAAAATAGTAAAAACCGATACCGACATACAGCATGGCGAAAACAGCAAATGCTGCATCGTCAAAAGTAAAGCGGTTTTTCTTTAAAACAGTATACACGAGAAGAAGCAGCACTGATAACAGCGCCATCTCGATCTTTGAATAGTTCAGCATATTCAATACTTCATAATATTCATCCGGCAGAAGAAAAGTCCAGAGAGTAATCATGGAGATCGCACCTGGAATGGAGCGGAACTGGATCGATCTCATTCTGAGCACTTCATAGAGCGCAATCGTCGCAATTAAGTAAACGCCAATTTCAAATAAAATGCCCCCTATCAGCACAACCGGAACGAACAAACCGGCCGCAATTAAACCTGTTATAATTCTCTGTTTCATTGAGATTCCTCACTTTTTAGTCCGCCAAATCTTCTGGAACGCTTCTGGTAAGATTCAATGGCTTCAATTAAATGTTCTTCGCTGAAATCCGGCCAAAGTACATCAGTGAACCAGAACTCAGCGTAGGCAAGCTGCCAAAGCATAAAATTACTCAGACGAATTTCACCACTCGTTCGAATCATCAGGTCCGGATCACCCAGATGATGTGTCATCATCAATGAAGAGAACTGCTCATCATCGAGTTC
The nucleotide sequence above comes from Jeotgalibacillus aurantiacus. Encoded proteins:
- a CDS encoding proline--tRNA ligase, with the translated sequence MKQSQTLIPTLKEIPSEADVKSHQLLLRAGYIRQNASGIYSFLPLGKKVLQKVEAIVREEMDAAGAVEMLMPALQPAELWEESGRWATYGPELMRLNDRHDREFALGATHEEMITSLLRDEVKSYKRLPLTLYQIQTKYRDEKRPRFGLLRGREFLMKDAYSFHNSQESLDEMYDRLFQAYQNIFRRCGLNFRAVLADSGAIGGKDNHEFMVLSEIGEDTIAYSDSSDYAANLEMAAVNTQYDKRSHSGKEAEKVATPDQKTIAQVADFFGISAEETVKSMLFMVDEKPVLVLVRGDHEVNDVKVKNAVDGKVAELATEEETVLYMGVEPGFVGPVKVSDEVTIIADHAVESMGDITAGANEDGYHYTHLQVGRDFSITQYADLRFVVEGDPSPDGNGVIQFARGIEVGHVFKLGTVYSEPMGATVLDENGRAKPMIMGCYGIGVSRTLAAMAEQFNDENGLIWPVNIAPYDVHLIAVNMKDENQAQMTEELYKLLSDYRYQILMDDRAERAGVKFADSDLIGLPVRITVGKRAAEGIVEVKIRHSGETHEVQKEELTDKLQEIFRQLSNES
- the rseP gene encoding RIP metalloprotease RseP, producing MNTVIAFIIIFGALVFFHELGHFVFAKRAGILCREFAIGMGPKVLAFQKGETKYTLRLLPIGGYVRMAGEDPEMTELKPGFRVGLVLNRDETVEKMVLNNKDRYPDLRVIEVAEADLEHELFIKGYEEGEEELQTFSVSEKAVFVEDGVEAQIAPWNRQFNSKKLSQRFITIFAGPAMNFILAFLIFTLIGLLQGIPSDEPVLGDIVEGGAAAEAGLLEGDRIVEIEGQSISQWTDLTQTVQQYPGEEITIVFERDGTASEVQVTPEAIVSGDMEMGRIGVYNPVEKAPLKAVAVGAEETYATTLLIFNALGDLITGQFSIDDLAGPVGIYEVTEQRAAFGVYSLMHWAGLLSINLGIMNLLPLPALDGGRLMFFGLEALRGKPVDRQKEGMVHFVGFALLMLLMIVVTWNDIQRFFL
- a CDS encoding phosphatidate cytidylyltransferase, encoding MKQRIITGLIAAGLFVPVVLIGGILFEIGVYLIATIALYEVLRMRSIQFRSIPGAISMITLWTFLLPDEYYEVLNMLNYSKIEMALLSVLLLLVYTVLKKNRFTFDDAAFAVFAMLYVGIGFYYFIETRSADLLWIVFALLIIWTTDSGAYFIGKSMGKKKLWPDISPNKTVEGFVGGIVSAVVVILIFSLVAPLGTPIWYLLLATVILSAFGQIGDLVESALKRHYGVKDSGNILPGHGGLLDRFDSLLFVLPLMHILQLI
- the dxr gene encoding 1-deoxy-D-xylulose-5-phosphate reductoisomerase, producing the protein MKTISLMGASGSIGLQTLDVIREHRDTFSLTSFSVGKNINEARKMIEEFNPSFVSVQTEEDAEKLKSEYIGKIDVYFGTEGLEATAVDPKADILVNAVMGSVGLGPTLKAIEAGKTIAIANKETLVTAGHLVMKAAKEHQVTLLPIDSEHSAIFQALQGENSKNIERLVVTASGGSFRDLNREELKAVTVKDALNHPNWSMGSKITIDSASMMNKGLEVIEAHWLFDLPYDQIDVLLHRESIIHSMVEFHDSSVIAQLGTPDMRVPIQYALSYPDRLTHPKGKRLRLEDIGKLHFETMDLERYRCLAFAYEAGRAGGSMPAVMNAANEAAVALFLNEKISFLDIENLIEESMGAHQVIQDPDLETIFELDKETRSRILSKFKS
- a CDS encoding PolC-type DNA polymerase III, with the protein product MSADLSKKDKFRLLLTQLNLTGDMHMKHFEGAEIEKLSVHKKEKKWHFTFRFDQVIPCTLMKEFSSRLISSFSHIASVTFSVNLDQAEWTDEQILDYWEVCLEELQGIAPPLLKLLTGQKPVINGKRLTIHVSNETEGMQIKNKYADILCDAYAKWGFGQLQLQTEVAAGQSDEEYQAFVESKKKEEEEWAKQALVEMQKVEDQKNAAESHSGPVAIGYSIKPDEPVAIKTIQEEERKIAIQGLVFDAEVKELRSGRSLLTFKVTDYTDSILVKMFSRDKEDAAIMNQLKKGMWVRAKGSIQNDTFVRDLVMIAQDVMEIQPDLRQDTAPDGEKRVELHLHTPMSQMDAVSSVSSLVSQAKKWGHKAIAITDHAVAQSFPEAAAAGSKNDIKILYGVEANLVDDGVPIAYNDADRDLETETYIVFDVETTGLSAVYDKIIELAAVKMKEGEIIDRFERFANPHHALSATTINLTGITDDMVRNAPEIEEVLGDFKEWCEDHTLVAHNASFDMGFLNVGYIRAGMERAKNPVIDTLELARLLHPEMKNHRLNTLAKKFDVELTQHHRAIYDAEATGYILAKLLKKAKEKEITNHNQLNDYMGQGDAFKRARPSHITLLAQDQEGLKNLFKLVSISHIDYFYRVPRIPRSLLQKHRKGLLVGSACDKGEIFEGMMQKSPEEVEEIAGFYDYIEVQPPAAYSHLIELELVRDEHNLKEIIKKVVELADKMELPAVATGNVHYLNENDKIYREILISSQGGANPLNRHNLPDVHFRTTNEMLDAFSFLGAEKAKEIVVTNTNKVADMVGDVTPIKDELFTPKIEGADEEMRKMSYDMARSIYGDDLPEIVEARLEKELKSIIGHGFAVIYLISHKLVKKSLVDGYLVGSRGSVGSSFVATMTEITEVNPLPPHYVCPECKKSEFFNDGSVGSGFDLEDKNCPDCDIPYVKDGQDIPFETFLGFKGDKVPDIDLNFSGEYQPVAHNYTKVLFGEEYVYRAGTIGTVADKTAFGYVKGYAGDRNLHFRGAEVERLASGCTGVKRTTGQHPGGIIVVPDYMDIYDFSPIQFPANASESEWKTTHFDFHSIHDNLLKLDILGHDDPTVIRMLQDLSGIDPKTIPTDDPEVMKIFSGTESLGVTQDQILCKTGTLGIPEFGTRFVRQMLEDTKPTTFSELVQISGLSHGTDVWLGNAQELIHNGICELSDVIGCRDDIMVYLIYQGLEPSLAFKIMEFVRKGKGLNPEWEEDMKNNGVPDWYIDSCKKIKYMFPKAHAAAYVLMAVRIAYFKVHHPILYYAAYFTVRAEDFDLEAMAAGSQAIKAKIELINSKGLDASPKEKNLLTVLELCLEMCERGYSFKQVDLYKSDAKEFKIEGNSLIPPFNAIPGLGTNAAINIVEARKGGEFLSKEDLQKRGKVSKTILEYLDSQGCLEGLPDQNQLSLF